One part of the Helicoverpa armigera isolate CAAS_96S chromosome 3, ASM3070526v1, whole genome shotgun sequence genome encodes these proteins:
- the LOC110383850 gene encoding myocyte-specific enhancer factor 2 isoform X8 has protein sequence MGRKKIQISRITDERNRQVTFNKRKFGVMKKAYELSVLCDCEIALIIFSSNNKLYQYASTDMDKVLLKYTEYNEPHESLTNRNIIEALTKKEHKNGVMSPDSPEAEPEYNLTPRTEAKYSKIDEEFQMMMQRNQLNGSRVGVGVTGSNYNLPVSVPVGNYEQTLLQASPQMHTSISPRPSSSETDSVYPSGGMLEMSNGYPGSGSPLDAGCTPSPSPGPAPSPHRHGHKSHGHAPPPHHSPRHNNLRVVIPSSMPPPQDDISYAGETPLGYSGLGNFGPQDFSINSDMGIGLTWGAHQLQTLQHNSSSLPVLGGGGTPPPAASPSNVKIKAEPVSPPRAPDHMHRGPPPAPAPQPAHLSGVIDVYRHVAGSVSSSNMGSPAGQDMRHSSAVPLDYEQPHTKRPRIEGWAT, from the exons ATGGGTCGgaagaaaatacaaatatccCGTATTACGGACGAACGGAATCGACAG GTGACTTTCAACAAGCGTAAATTTGGTGTGATGAAGAAAGCTTATGAGCTCAGCGTGCTATGTGACTGCGAAATCGCCCTCATTATCTTCAGCTCCAACAACAAACTCTACCAATATGCCAGCACTGATATGGACAAG GTTCTTTTGAAATACACGGAATACAACGAGCCACACGAGTCTTTGACAAACCGCAACATCATCGAG GCACTAACGAAGAAAGAGCATAAGAACGGAGTGATGTCACCGGACAGCCCGGAGGCGGAACCCGAATACAACCTGACCCCGAGGACCGAGGCGAAGTACTCCAAGATCGATGAGGAATTCCAAATGATGATGCAAAGGAACCAGTTGAACGGCAGCCGAGTCGGTGTGGGCGTGACGGGAAGCAACTACAATCTCCCCGTGAGCGTCCCAGTCGGCAACTATGAACAGACACTACTGCAAGCTAGTCCACAAATGCATACCTCTATCAGTCCACGGCCCTCTTCTTCGGAAACCGATTCAG TATACCCAAGCGGCGGAATGCTAGAGATGTCAAACGGCTACCCCGGATCTGGATCTCCTCTCGACGCCGGCTGCACACCGTCCCCTTCACCAGGGCCGGCGCCGTCGCCTCACCGACACGGCCACAAGTCACATGGACACGCACCGCCGCCGCATCACTCGCCGAGACACAACAATCTGCGCGTCGTCATACCAAGCTCTATGCCGCCGCCGCAGGATGACATATCTTACGCTGGCGAG ACACCACTCGGTTACTCAGGACTCGGCAACTTCGGACCACAGGACTTCAGCATCAACTCGGACATGGGCATCGGACTGACGTGGGGAGCACACCAGCTGCAGACCCTTCAGCACAACAG TAGCAGCTTGCCAGTGCTGGGCGGCGGAGGCACGCCCCCCCCAGCCGCGTCGCCTAGCAACGTGAAGATCAAAGCGGAGCCGGTGTCGCCGCCGCGTGCGCCTGACCACATGCACCGCGGCCCGCctcctgcgcccgcgccgcagccCGCACATCTATCTGGAGTTATTGATG TGTATCGGCACGTTGCAGGTTCAGTATCGTCGAGCAACATGGGCTCGCCCGCCGGGCAGGACATGCGGCACTCGAGCGCGGTGCCGCTGGACTACGAGCAGCCGCACACGAAGCGGCCGCGGATCGAGGGCTGGGCCACATAG
- the LOC110383850 gene encoding myocyte-specific enhancer factor 2 isoform X7, giving the protein MGRKKIQISRITDERNRQVTFNKRKFGVMKKAYELSVLCDCEIALIIFSSNNKLYQYASTDMDKVLLKYTEYNEPHESLTNRNIIEKEHKNGVMSPDSPEAEPEYNLTPRTEAKYSKIDEEFQMMMQRNQLNGSRVGVGVTGSNYNLPVSVPVGNYEQTLLQASPQMHTSISPRPSSSETDSVYPSGGMLEMSNGYPGSGSPLDAGCTPSPSPGPAPSPHRHGHKSHGHAPPPHHSPRHNNLRVVIPSSMPPPQDDISYAGEVITPLGYSGLGNFGPQDFSINSDMGIGLTWGAHQLQTLQHNRYISSLPVLGGGGTPPPAASPSNVKIKAEPVSPPRAPDHMHRGPPPAPAPQPAHLSGVIDVYRHVAGSVSSSNMGSPAGQDMRHSSAVPLDYEQPHTKRPRIEGWAT; this is encoded by the exons ATGGGTCGgaagaaaatacaaatatccCGTATTACGGACGAACGGAATCGACAG GTGACTTTCAACAAGCGTAAATTTGGTGTGATGAAGAAAGCTTATGAGCTCAGCGTGCTATGTGACTGCGAAATCGCCCTCATTATCTTCAGCTCCAACAACAAACTCTACCAATATGCCAGCACTGATATGGACAAG GTTCTTTTGAAATACACGGAATACAACGAGCCACACGAGTCTTTGACAAACCGCAACATCATCGAG AAAGAGCATAAGAACGGAGTGATGTCACCGGACAGCCCGGAGGCGGAACCCGAATACAACCTGACCCCGAGGACCGAGGCGAAGTACTCCAAGATCGATGAGGAATTCCAAATGATGATGCAAAGGAACCAGTTGAACGGCAGCCGAGTCGGTGTGGGCGTGACGGGAAGCAACTACAATCTCCCCGTGAGCGTCCCAGTCGGCAACTATGAACAGACACTACTGCAAGCTAGTCCACAAATGCATACCTCTATCAGTCCACGGCCCTCTTCTTCGGAAACCGATTCAG TATACCCAAGCGGCGGAATGCTAGAGATGTCAAACGGCTACCCCGGATCTGGATCTCCTCTCGACGCCGGCTGCACACCGTCCCCTTCACCAGGGCCGGCGCCGTCGCCTCACCGACACGGCCACAAGTCACATGGACACGCACCGCCGCCGCATCACTCGCCGAGACACAACAATCTGCGCGTCGTCATACCAAGCTCTATGCCGCCGCCGCAGGATGACATATCTTACGCTGGCGAGGTGATT ACACCACTCGGTTACTCAGGACTCGGCAACTTCGGACCACAGGACTTCAGCATCAACTCGGACATGGGCATCGGACTGACGTGGGGAGCACACCAGCTGCAGACCCTTCAGCACAACAGGTACAT TAGCAGCTTGCCAGTGCTGGGCGGCGGAGGCACGCCCCCCCCAGCCGCGTCGCCTAGCAACGTGAAGATCAAAGCGGAGCCGGTGTCGCCGCCGCGTGCGCCTGACCACATGCACCGCGGCCCGCctcctgcgcccgcgccgcagccCGCACATCTATCTGGAGTTATTGATG TGTATCGGCACGTTGCAGGTTCAGTATCGTCGAGCAACATGGGCTCGCCCGCCGGGCAGGACATGCGGCACTCGAGCGCGGTGCCGCTGGACTACGAGCAGCCGCACACGAAGCGGCCGCGGATCGAGGGCTGGGCCACATAG
- the LOC110383850 gene encoding myocyte-specific enhancer factor 2 isoform X12 encodes MGRKKIQISRITDERNRQVTFNKRKFGVMKKAYELSVLCDCEIALIIFSSNNKLYQYASTDMDKVLLKYTEYNEPHESLTNRNIIEALTKKEHKNGVMSPDSPEAEPEYNLTPRTEAKYSKIDEEFQMMMQRNQLNGSRVGVGVTGSNYNLPVSVPVGNYEQTLLQASPQMHTSISPRPSSSETDSVYPSGGMLEMSNGYPGSGSPLDAGCTPSPSPGPAPSPHRHGHKSHGHAPPPHHSPRHNNLRVVIPSSMPPPQDDISYAGEVITPLGYSGLGNFGPQDFSINSDMGIGLTWGAHQLQTLQHNRYISSLPVLGGGGTPPPAASPSNVKIKAEPVSPPRAPDHMHRGPPPAPAPQPAHLSGVIDVSSSNMGSPAGQDMRHSSAVPLDYEQPHTKRPRIEGWAT; translated from the exons ATGGGTCGgaagaaaatacaaatatccCGTATTACGGACGAACGGAATCGACAG GTGACTTTCAACAAGCGTAAATTTGGTGTGATGAAGAAAGCTTATGAGCTCAGCGTGCTATGTGACTGCGAAATCGCCCTCATTATCTTCAGCTCCAACAACAAACTCTACCAATATGCCAGCACTGATATGGACAAG GTTCTTTTGAAATACACGGAATACAACGAGCCACACGAGTCTTTGACAAACCGCAACATCATCGAG GCACTAACGAAGAAAGAGCATAAGAACGGAGTGATGTCACCGGACAGCCCGGAGGCGGAACCCGAATACAACCTGACCCCGAGGACCGAGGCGAAGTACTCCAAGATCGATGAGGAATTCCAAATGATGATGCAAAGGAACCAGTTGAACGGCAGCCGAGTCGGTGTGGGCGTGACGGGAAGCAACTACAATCTCCCCGTGAGCGTCCCAGTCGGCAACTATGAACAGACACTACTGCAAGCTAGTCCACAAATGCATACCTCTATCAGTCCACGGCCCTCTTCTTCGGAAACCGATTCAG TATACCCAAGCGGCGGAATGCTAGAGATGTCAAACGGCTACCCCGGATCTGGATCTCCTCTCGACGCCGGCTGCACACCGTCCCCTTCACCAGGGCCGGCGCCGTCGCCTCACCGACACGGCCACAAGTCACATGGACACGCACCGCCGCCGCATCACTCGCCGAGACACAACAATCTGCGCGTCGTCATACCAAGCTCTATGCCGCCGCCGCAGGATGACATATCTTACGCTGGCGAGGTGATT ACACCACTCGGTTACTCAGGACTCGGCAACTTCGGACCACAGGACTTCAGCATCAACTCGGACATGGGCATCGGACTGACGTGGGGAGCACACCAGCTGCAGACCCTTCAGCACAACAGGTACAT TAGCAGCTTGCCAGTGCTGGGCGGCGGAGGCACGCCCCCCCCAGCCGCGTCGCCTAGCAACGTGAAGATCAAAGCGGAGCCGGTGTCGCCGCCGCGTGCGCCTGACCACATGCACCGCGGCCCGCctcctgcgcccgcgccgcagccCGCACATCTATCTGGAGTTATTGATG TATCGTCGAGCAACATGGGCTCGCCCGCCGGGCAGGACATGCGGCACTCGAGCGCGGTGCCGCTGGACTACGAGCAGCCGCACACGAAGCGGCCGCGGATCGAGGGCTGGGCCACATAG
- the LOC110383850 gene encoding myocyte-specific enhancer factor 2 isoform X11 — MGRKKIQISRITDERNRQVTFNKRKFGVMKKAYELSVLCDCEIALIIFSSNNKLYQYASTDMDKVLLKYTEYNEPHESLTNRNIIEALTKKEHKNGVMSPDSPEAEPEYNLTPRTEAKYSKIDEEFQMMMQRNQLNGSRVGVGVTGSNYNLPVSVPVGNYEQTLLQASPQMHTSISPRPSSSETDSVYPSGGMLEMSNGYPGSGSPLDAGCTPSPSPGPAPSPHRHGHKSHGHAPPPHHSPRHNNLRVVIPSSMPPPQDDISYAGETPLGYSGLGNFGPQDFSINSDMGIGLTWGAHQLQTLQHNRYISSLPVLGGGGTPPPAASPSNVKIKAEPVSPPRAPDHMHRGPPPAPAPQPAHLSGVIDGSVSSSNMGSPAGQDMRHSSAVPLDYEQPHTKRPRIEGWAT; from the exons ATGGGTCGgaagaaaatacaaatatccCGTATTACGGACGAACGGAATCGACAG GTGACTTTCAACAAGCGTAAATTTGGTGTGATGAAGAAAGCTTATGAGCTCAGCGTGCTATGTGACTGCGAAATCGCCCTCATTATCTTCAGCTCCAACAACAAACTCTACCAATATGCCAGCACTGATATGGACAAG GTTCTTTTGAAATACACGGAATACAACGAGCCACACGAGTCTTTGACAAACCGCAACATCATCGAG GCACTAACGAAGAAAGAGCATAAGAACGGAGTGATGTCACCGGACAGCCCGGAGGCGGAACCCGAATACAACCTGACCCCGAGGACCGAGGCGAAGTACTCCAAGATCGATGAGGAATTCCAAATGATGATGCAAAGGAACCAGTTGAACGGCAGCCGAGTCGGTGTGGGCGTGACGGGAAGCAACTACAATCTCCCCGTGAGCGTCCCAGTCGGCAACTATGAACAGACACTACTGCAAGCTAGTCCACAAATGCATACCTCTATCAGTCCACGGCCCTCTTCTTCGGAAACCGATTCAG TATACCCAAGCGGCGGAATGCTAGAGATGTCAAACGGCTACCCCGGATCTGGATCTCCTCTCGACGCCGGCTGCACACCGTCCCCTTCACCAGGGCCGGCGCCGTCGCCTCACCGACACGGCCACAAGTCACATGGACACGCACCGCCGCCGCATCACTCGCCGAGACACAACAATCTGCGCGTCGTCATACCAAGCTCTATGCCGCCGCCGCAGGATGACATATCTTACGCTGGCGAG ACACCACTCGGTTACTCAGGACTCGGCAACTTCGGACCACAGGACTTCAGCATCAACTCGGACATGGGCATCGGACTGACGTGGGGAGCACACCAGCTGCAGACCCTTCAGCACAACAGGTACAT TAGCAGCTTGCCAGTGCTGGGCGGCGGAGGCACGCCCCCCCCAGCCGCGTCGCCTAGCAACGTGAAGATCAAAGCGGAGCCGGTGTCGCCGCCGCGTGCGCCTGACCACATGCACCGCGGCCCGCctcctgcgcccgcgccgcagccCGCACATCTATCTGGAGTTATTGATG GTTCAGTATCGTCGAGCAACATGGGCTCGCCCGCCGGGCAGGACATGCGGCACTCGAGCGCGGTGCCGCTGGACTACGAGCAGCCGCACACGAAGCGGCCGCGGATCGAGGGCTGGGCCACATAG
- the LOC110383850 gene encoding myocyte-specific enhancer factor 2 isoform X1, whose amino-acid sequence MGRKKIQISRITDERNRQVTFNKRKFGVMKKAYELSVLCDCEIALIIFSSNNKLYQYASTDMDKVLLKYTEYNEPHESLTNRNIIEALTKKEHKNGVMSPDSPEAEPEYNLTPRTEAKYSKIDEEFQMMMQRNQLNGSRVGVGVTGSNYNLPVSVPVGNYEQTLLQASPQMHTSISPRPSSSETDSVYPSGGMLEMSNGYPGSGSPLDAGCTPSPSPGPAPSPHRHGHKSHGHAPPPHHSPRHNNLRVVIPSSMPPPQDDISYAGEVITPLGYSGLGNFGPQDFSINSDMGIGLTWGAHQLQTLQHNRYISSLPVLGGGGTPPPAASPSNVKIKAEPVSPPRAPDHMHRGPPPAPAPQPAHLSGVIDVYRHVAGSVSSSNMGSPAGQDMRHSSAVPLDYEQPHTKRPRIEGWAT is encoded by the exons ATGGGTCGgaagaaaatacaaatatccCGTATTACGGACGAACGGAATCGACAG GTGACTTTCAACAAGCGTAAATTTGGTGTGATGAAGAAAGCTTATGAGCTCAGCGTGCTATGTGACTGCGAAATCGCCCTCATTATCTTCAGCTCCAACAACAAACTCTACCAATATGCCAGCACTGATATGGACAAG GTTCTTTTGAAATACACGGAATACAACGAGCCACACGAGTCTTTGACAAACCGCAACATCATCGAG GCACTAACGAAGAAAGAGCATAAGAACGGAGTGATGTCACCGGACAGCCCGGAGGCGGAACCCGAATACAACCTGACCCCGAGGACCGAGGCGAAGTACTCCAAGATCGATGAGGAATTCCAAATGATGATGCAAAGGAACCAGTTGAACGGCAGCCGAGTCGGTGTGGGCGTGACGGGAAGCAACTACAATCTCCCCGTGAGCGTCCCAGTCGGCAACTATGAACAGACACTACTGCAAGCTAGTCCACAAATGCATACCTCTATCAGTCCACGGCCCTCTTCTTCGGAAACCGATTCAG TATACCCAAGCGGCGGAATGCTAGAGATGTCAAACGGCTACCCCGGATCTGGATCTCCTCTCGACGCCGGCTGCACACCGTCCCCTTCACCAGGGCCGGCGCCGTCGCCTCACCGACACGGCCACAAGTCACATGGACACGCACCGCCGCCGCATCACTCGCCGAGACACAACAATCTGCGCGTCGTCATACCAAGCTCTATGCCGCCGCCGCAGGATGACATATCTTACGCTGGCGAGGTGATT ACACCACTCGGTTACTCAGGACTCGGCAACTTCGGACCACAGGACTTCAGCATCAACTCGGACATGGGCATCGGACTGACGTGGGGAGCACACCAGCTGCAGACCCTTCAGCACAACAGGTACAT TAGCAGCTTGCCAGTGCTGGGCGGCGGAGGCACGCCCCCCCCAGCCGCGTCGCCTAGCAACGTGAAGATCAAAGCGGAGCCGGTGTCGCCGCCGCGTGCGCCTGACCACATGCACCGCGGCCCGCctcctgcgcccgcgccgcagccCGCACATCTATCTGGAGTTATTGATG TGTATCGGCACGTTGCAGGTTCAGTATCGTCGAGCAACATGGGCTCGCCCGCCGGGCAGGACATGCGGCACTCGAGCGCGGTGCCGCTGGACTACGAGCAGCCGCACACGAAGCGGCCGCGGATCGAGGGCTGGGCCACATAG
- the LOC110383850 gene encoding myocyte-specific enhancer factor 2 isoform X14 has protein sequence MGRKKIQISRITDERNRQVTFNKRKFGVMKKAYELSVLCDCEIALIIFSSNNKLYQYASTDMDKVLLKYTEYNEPHESLTNRNIIEALTKKEHKNGVMSPDSPEAEPEYNLTPRTEAKYSKIDEEFQMMMQRNQLNGSRVGVGVTGSNYNLPVSVPVGNYEQTLLQASPQMHTSISPRPSSSETDSVYPSGGMLEMSNGYPGSGSPLDAGCTPSPSPGPAPSPHRHGHKSHGHAPPPHHSPRHNNLRVVIPSSMPPPQDDISYAGETPLGYSGLGNFGPQDFSINSDMGIGLTWGAHQLQTLQHNSSLPVLGGGGTPPPAASPSNVKIKAEPVSPPRAPDHMHRGPPPAPAPQPAHLSGVIDGSVSSSNMGSPAGQDMRHSSAVPLDYEQPHTKRPRIEGWAT, from the exons ATGGGTCGgaagaaaatacaaatatccCGTATTACGGACGAACGGAATCGACAG GTGACTTTCAACAAGCGTAAATTTGGTGTGATGAAGAAAGCTTATGAGCTCAGCGTGCTATGTGACTGCGAAATCGCCCTCATTATCTTCAGCTCCAACAACAAACTCTACCAATATGCCAGCACTGATATGGACAAG GTTCTTTTGAAATACACGGAATACAACGAGCCACACGAGTCTTTGACAAACCGCAACATCATCGAG GCACTAACGAAGAAAGAGCATAAGAACGGAGTGATGTCACCGGACAGCCCGGAGGCGGAACCCGAATACAACCTGACCCCGAGGACCGAGGCGAAGTACTCCAAGATCGATGAGGAATTCCAAATGATGATGCAAAGGAACCAGTTGAACGGCAGCCGAGTCGGTGTGGGCGTGACGGGAAGCAACTACAATCTCCCCGTGAGCGTCCCAGTCGGCAACTATGAACAGACACTACTGCAAGCTAGTCCACAAATGCATACCTCTATCAGTCCACGGCCCTCTTCTTCGGAAACCGATTCAG TATACCCAAGCGGCGGAATGCTAGAGATGTCAAACGGCTACCCCGGATCTGGATCTCCTCTCGACGCCGGCTGCACACCGTCCCCTTCACCAGGGCCGGCGCCGTCGCCTCACCGACACGGCCACAAGTCACATGGACACGCACCGCCGCCGCATCACTCGCCGAGACACAACAATCTGCGCGTCGTCATACCAAGCTCTATGCCGCCGCCGCAGGATGACATATCTTACGCTGGCGAG ACACCACTCGGTTACTCAGGACTCGGCAACTTCGGACCACAGGACTTCAGCATCAACTCGGACATGGGCATCGGACTGACGTGGGGAGCACACCAGCTGCAGACCCTTCAGCACAACAG CAGCTTGCCAGTGCTGGGCGGCGGAGGCACGCCCCCCCCAGCCGCGTCGCCTAGCAACGTGAAGATCAAAGCGGAGCCGGTGTCGCCGCCGCGTGCGCCTGACCACATGCACCGCGGCCCGCctcctgcgcccgcgccgcagccCGCACATCTATCTGGAGTTATTGATG GTTCAGTATCGTCGAGCAACATGGGCTCGCCCGCCGGGCAGGACATGCGGCACTCGAGCGCGGTGCCGCTGGACTACGAGCAGCCGCACACGAAGCGGCCGCGGATCGAGGGCTGGGCCACATAG
- the LOC110383850 gene encoding myocyte-specific enhancer factor 2 isoform X9, giving the protein MGRKKIQISRITDERNRQVTFNKRKFGVMKKAYELSVLCDCEIALIIFSSNNKLYQYASTDMDKVLLKYTEYNEPHESLTNRNIIEALTKKEHKNGVMSPDSPEAEPEYNLTPRTEAKYSKIDEEFQMMMQRNQLNGSRVGVGVTGSNYNLPVSVPVGNYEQTLLQASPQMHTSISPRPSSSETDSVYPSGGMLEMSNGYPGSGSPLDAGCTPSPSPGPAPSPHRHGHKSHGHAPPPHHSPRHNNLRVVIPSSMPPPQDDISYAGETPLGYSGLGNFGPQDFSINSDMGIGLTWGAHQLQTLQHNSSLPVLGGGGTPPPAASPSNVKIKAEPVSPPRAPDHMHRGPPPAPAPQPAHLSGVIDVYRHVAGSVSSSNMGSPAGQDMRHSSAVPLDYEQPHTKRPRIEGWAT; this is encoded by the exons ATGGGTCGgaagaaaatacaaatatccCGTATTACGGACGAACGGAATCGACAG GTGACTTTCAACAAGCGTAAATTTGGTGTGATGAAGAAAGCTTATGAGCTCAGCGTGCTATGTGACTGCGAAATCGCCCTCATTATCTTCAGCTCCAACAACAAACTCTACCAATATGCCAGCACTGATATGGACAAG GTTCTTTTGAAATACACGGAATACAACGAGCCACACGAGTCTTTGACAAACCGCAACATCATCGAG GCACTAACGAAGAAAGAGCATAAGAACGGAGTGATGTCACCGGACAGCCCGGAGGCGGAACCCGAATACAACCTGACCCCGAGGACCGAGGCGAAGTACTCCAAGATCGATGAGGAATTCCAAATGATGATGCAAAGGAACCAGTTGAACGGCAGCCGAGTCGGTGTGGGCGTGACGGGAAGCAACTACAATCTCCCCGTGAGCGTCCCAGTCGGCAACTATGAACAGACACTACTGCAAGCTAGTCCACAAATGCATACCTCTATCAGTCCACGGCCCTCTTCTTCGGAAACCGATTCAG TATACCCAAGCGGCGGAATGCTAGAGATGTCAAACGGCTACCCCGGATCTGGATCTCCTCTCGACGCCGGCTGCACACCGTCCCCTTCACCAGGGCCGGCGCCGTCGCCTCACCGACACGGCCACAAGTCACATGGACACGCACCGCCGCCGCATCACTCGCCGAGACACAACAATCTGCGCGTCGTCATACCAAGCTCTATGCCGCCGCCGCAGGATGACATATCTTACGCTGGCGAG ACACCACTCGGTTACTCAGGACTCGGCAACTTCGGACCACAGGACTTCAGCATCAACTCGGACATGGGCATCGGACTGACGTGGGGAGCACACCAGCTGCAGACCCTTCAGCACAACAG CAGCTTGCCAGTGCTGGGCGGCGGAGGCACGCCCCCCCCAGCCGCGTCGCCTAGCAACGTGAAGATCAAAGCGGAGCCGGTGTCGCCGCCGCGTGCGCCTGACCACATGCACCGCGGCCCGCctcctgcgcccgcgccgcagccCGCACATCTATCTGGAGTTATTGATG TGTATCGGCACGTTGCAGGTTCAGTATCGTCGAGCAACATGGGCTCGCCCGCCGGGCAGGACATGCGGCACTCGAGCGCGGTGCCGCTGGACTACGAGCAGCCGCACACGAAGCGGCCGCGGATCGAGGGCTGGGCCACATAG
- the LOC110383850 gene encoding myocyte-specific enhancer factor 2 isoform X13 encodes MGRKKIQISRITDERNRQVTFNKRKFGVMKKAYELSVLCDCEIALIIFSSNNKLYQYASTDMDKVLLKYTEYNEPHESLTNRNIIEKEHKNGVMSPDSPEAEPEYNLTPRTEAKYSKIDEEFQMMMQRNQLNGSRVGVGVTGSNYNLPVSVPVGNYEQTLLQASPQMHTSISPRPSSSETDSVYPSGGMLEMSNGYPGSGSPLDAGCTPSPSPGPAPSPHRHGHKSHGHAPPPHHSPRHNNLRVVIPSSMPPPQDDISYAGETPLGYSGLGNFGPQDFSINSDMGIGLTWGAHQLQTLQHNRYISSLPVLGGGGTPPPAASPSNVKIKAEPVSPPRAPDHMHRGPPPAPAPQPAHLSGVIDGSVSSSNMGSPAGQDMRHSSAVPLDYEQPHTKRPRIEGWAT; translated from the exons ATGGGTCGgaagaaaatacaaatatccCGTATTACGGACGAACGGAATCGACAG GTGACTTTCAACAAGCGTAAATTTGGTGTGATGAAGAAAGCTTATGAGCTCAGCGTGCTATGTGACTGCGAAATCGCCCTCATTATCTTCAGCTCCAACAACAAACTCTACCAATATGCCAGCACTGATATGGACAAG GTTCTTTTGAAATACACGGAATACAACGAGCCACACGAGTCTTTGACAAACCGCAACATCATCGAG AAAGAGCATAAGAACGGAGTGATGTCACCGGACAGCCCGGAGGCGGAACCCGAATACAACCTGACCCCGAGGACCGAGGCGAAGTACTCCAAGATCGATGAGGAATTCCAAATGATGATGCAAAGGAACCAGTTGAACGGCAGCCGAGTCGGTGTGGGCGTGACGGGAAGCAACTACAATCTCCCCGTGAGCGTCCCAGTCGGCAACTATGAACAGACACTACTGCAAGCTAGTCCACAAATGCATACCTCTATCAGTCCACGGCCCTCTTCTTCGGAAACCGATTCAG TATACCCAAGCGGCGGAATGCTAGAGATGTCAAACGGCTACCCCGGATCTGGATCTCCTCTCGACGCCGGCTGCACACCGTCCCCTTCACCAGGGCCGGCGCCGTCGCCTCACCGACACGGCCACAAGTCACATGGACACGCACCGCCGCCGCATCACTCGCCGAGACACAACAATCTGCGCGTCGTCATACCAAGCTCTATGCCGCCGCCGCAGGATGACATATCTTACGCTGGCGAG ACACCACTCGGTTACTCAGGACTCGGCAACTTCGGACCACAGGACTTCAGCATCAACTCGGACATGGGCATCGGACTGACGTGGGGAGCACACCAGCTGCAGACCCTTCAGCACAACAGGTACAT TAGCAGCTTGCCAGTGCTGGGCGGCGGAGGCACGCCCCCCCCAGCCGCGTCGCCTAGCAACGTGAAGATCAAAGCGGAGCCGGTGTCGCCGCCGCGTGCGCCTGACCACATGCACCGCGGCCCGCctcctgcgcccgcgccgcagccCGCACATCTATCTGGAGTTATTGATG GTTCAGTATCGTCGAGCAACATGGGCTCGCCCGCCGGGCAGGACATGCGGCACTCGAGCGCGGTGCCGCTGGACTACGAGCAGCCGCACACGAAGCGGCCGCGGATCGAGGGCTGGGCCACATAG